From a region of the Rhodococcus sp. 4CII genome:
- a CDS encoding Gfo/Idh/MocA family oxidoreductase, with product MTTNSPVRLALVGAGRIGSNHAELVARHVPGATLVAVADPTPNADRLAADLDVAVVERSADAVLDRTDVDAVLITTPARTHAELVVAAAAAGKHVFVEKPMAVTLPEADRAVAAAADAGVVLQVGFNRRFAPGWVAARAAIDAGRVGIPQLLRSVTRDPGPFSADPARIPPGTIFLETLIHDFDALCFLNPGARPLRVTALADALIRPDAKSAGHLDTAVVTIEFDNGAIATAEASFSALYGYDVRAEVFGSGGMVTAGDARATDMTYYGPNGIGVDTARRDTDLLRSAYLAEFVAFTEAIRSGTPAPVTGTDARTALSIALAAVRSASTRGPVEIADVLAEVTA from the coding sequence ATGACTACGAATTCCCCTGTGCGTCTGGCGTTGGTGGGAGCGGGCCGAATCGGTTCGAACCACGCCGAGCTCGTCGCCCGCCATGTCCCCGGTGCCACGCTCGTCGCCGTCGCCGATCCCACACCGAACGCGGACCGTCTCGCCGCCGACCTCGACGTTGCCGTCGTCGAGCGCTCGGCGGACGCGGTGCTCGACCGGACGGATGTCGACGCGGTCCTGATCACCACCCCCGCCCGCACGCACGCCGAGCTCGTCGTCGCGGCCGCCGCGGCCGGAAAGCATGTGTTCGTCGAGAAGCCGATGGCGGTAACCCTCCCCGAGGCCGACCGTGCGGTCGCGGCCGCCGCCGACGCCGGTGTGGTGCTGCAGGTTGGATTCAATCGACGGTTCGCACCCGGATGGGTCGCAGCTCGCGCCGCGATCGATGCAGGCCGCGTCGGCATCCCGCAGCTGCTGCGGTCGGTGACCCGCGATCCCGGACCGTTCTCGGCCGACCCGGCGCGCATTCCGCCCGGAACGATCTTCCTGGAGACGCTGATTCACGATTTCGATGCGCTGTGTTTCCTCAACCCGGGTGCACGCCCGCTCCGGGTCACCGCGCTCGCCGACGCGCTGATCCGACCGGACGCCAAGTCGGCCGGACACCTCGATACCGCCGTCGTGACGATCGAGTTCGACAACGGGGCGATCGCGACCGCCGAGGCGAGCTTCAGCGCACTGTACGGATACGACGTGCGCGCGGAGGTGTTCGGCTCCGGCGGCATGGTCACCGCCGGCGACGCGCGCGCCACCGACATGACGTACTACGGACCGAACGGGATCGGTGTCGACACCGCCCGCCGCGACACCGACCTGCTGCGCAGCGCCTACCTCGCGGAGTTCGTCGCGTTCACCGAGGCGATCCGGTCCGGGACGCCCGCCCCGGTGACCGGAACCGACGCCCGCACCGCGCTGAGCATTGCCCTCGCCGCCGTGCGTAGCGCGTCGACCCGTGGCCCCGTCGAGATCGCCGACGTTCTCGCGGAGGTGACGGCATGA
- a CDS encoding dihydrofolate reductase family protein: MPRTRIHNMNISLDGYAAGDHVTFDAPIGGAGRLFDGFDGRVIHGVDRVDAPVTLDRALTSLWGQGIGAEIMGRRKFGPQTGEWPDDGWRGWWGDEPPFHTPVFVMSHHPHPSIDFPNGTSFHFVDASPEEALRMAQDAAGGQDVRIGGGPSTVRQFLQADLIDFMHLVVVPITLGRGVSLWEGLSGIEDRFTVETVTSASGLTHQLWNKIGHD, translated from the coding sequence ATGCCGCGCACCAGGATCCACAACATGAACATCTCCCTCGACGGCTACGCCGCCGGCGACCACGTGACGTTCGACGCCCCCATCGGCGGTGCCGGACGGCTTTTCGACGGATTCGACGGACGCGTCATCCACGGTGTCGACCGGGTAGACGCCCCGGTCACCCTGGACCGTGCCCTGACCAGCCTGTGGGGCCAGGGCATCGGCGCGGAGATCATGGGCCGTCGCAAGTTCGGCCCCCAAACCGGCGAATGGCCCGACGACGGGTGGCGGGGCTGGTGGGGTGACGAACCGCCATTTCACACACCGGTATTCGTCATGAGCCACCATCCGCACCCCAGCATCGACTTTCCCAACGGAACCAGCTTCCACTTCGTGGACGCCTCACCCGAGGAGGCGCTGCGCATGGCCCAGGACGCTGCCGGCGGTCAGGACGTCCGGATCGGCGGCGGTCCCTCGACCGTGCGGCAGTTTCTGCAAGCCGATCTGATCGACTTCATGCACCTGGTGGTCGTGCCGATCACGCTCGGGCGCGGCGTGTCCCTCTGGGAGGGTTTGAGCGGCATCGAAGACCGCTTCACCGTCGAGACCGTCACCTCCGCCAGCGGGCTCACTCATCAGCTCTGGAACAAGATCGGCCACGACTGA
- a CDS encoding acetoin reductase, translating to MGIEGKVALITGAGQGIGRAIALRLASDGADIAVVDVNGDKTEAVAGEVRSRGAKAISIVADVTARDQVQAAVDQADDELGSFDIIVNNAGIAQVNPIADVTPDEVSRILAVNVEGVLWGIQVAAAKFKTLGHGGKIINASSIAGHEGFAMLGVYSATKFAVRALTQAAAKEFASDGITVNAYCPGVVGTDMWVTIDERFAELTGAPRGATFEKFVGGIALGRAQTPDDVAAYVSYLAGPDSDYMTGQAGLIDGGLVFR from the coding sequence ATGGGCATCGAGGGCAAGGTCGCGCTGATCACCGGAGCGGGTCAGGGCATCGGACGTGCGATCGCGTTGCGGCTGGCGTCGGATGGCGCCGACATCGCGGTCGTCGACGTCAACGGCGACAAGACGGAAGCCGTCGCCGGCGAGGTGCGGTCCCGGGGTGCGAAAGCGATCTCGATCGTGGCCGACGTGACGGCGCGCGACCAGGTCCAGGCCGCCGTCGATCAGGCCGACGACGAACTGGGCTCCTTCGACATCATCGTCAACAACGCCGGTATCGCCCAGGTCAACCCGATCGCCGACGTGACTCCGGACGAGGTGTCGCGCATTCTCGCCGTGAACGTCGAGGGTGTGCTGTGGGGTATCCAGGTGGCCGCGGCGAAGTTCAAGACACTCGGCCACGGGGGCAAGATCATCAACGCGTCGTCCATCGCCGGTCACGAGGGGTTCGCCATGCTGGGCGTGTACTCGGCGACGAAGTTCGCGGTCCGCGCGCTCACCCAGGCGGCCGCGAAGGAGTTTGCGTCCGACGGCATCACCGTCAACGCCTACTGCCCCGGCGTCGTGGGCACCGACATGTGGGTCACCATCGACGAACGGTTCGCGGAGCTCACCGGAGCGCCCAGGGGTGCGACCTTCGAGAAGTTCGTCGGCGGCATCGCCCTGGGCCGCGCCCAGACCCCGGACGACGTTGCGGCGTACGTGTCGTACCTGGCCGGTCCCGACTCCGACTACATGACGGGGCAGGCCGGCCTCATCGACGGTGGCCTCGTGTTCCGGTGA
- the gvpJ gene encoding gas vesicle protein GvpJ: MTTAGGPSSSSLADVIDTILDKGLVIDAYVRVSLVGIELLTIDARVVVASVDTYLRFAEAVNRLEIGSEPKGLSEIVSGATEGGAKHKTKGALEAAGEKLGGLLGGGEEEEEPERERVSRKSTRGDR; the protein is encoded by the coding sequence ATGACTACGGCAGGTGGCCCCAGCTCGAGCAGCCTCGCCGACGTCATCGACACCATTCTCGACAAGGGCCTCGTGATCGACGCGTACGTGCGGGTCTCGTTGGTCGGTATCGAACTGCTGACCATCGACGCCCGGGTGGTGGTCGCGAGTGTCGACACCTACCTCCGGTTCGCGGAGGCGGTGAACCGGCTCGAGATCGGTAGCGAGCCGAAGGGGCTGTCCGAAATCGTGTCGGGCGCGACCGAGGGCGGCGCGAAGCACAAGACGAAGGGTGCGCTCGAAGCGGCGGGGGAGAAACTCGGCGGCCTGCTGGGCGGCGGGGAAGAAGAGGAAGAACCGGAACGTGAACGAGTGTCACGCAAGTCGACTCGAGGTGACAGGTGA
- a CDS encoding GvpL/GvpF family gas vesicle protein: MAASEEATKSENSEKADKSGKEEKRTIGVYVYGIVPSDVEPEEGATGVADGTVSVVAQGEIAALVSELSVDRALGKPEDLRAHANVLDGTARVAPVLPLRFGAVLSDADAVKEELLSAHADEFASALEQLEGKAQYVVKGRYVEKAILQEIIDESDEAAQLRDAIRDKSEDAGRDARMALGELVSNAIVAKRDEDTRTTVEALDDLVESVNMREPTHEEEAVQVAVLADVERQEELEKVVGQLAENWEGRVEMKLLGPLAAYDFVVTQKPEGQG; encoded by the coding sequence ATGGCCGCATCGGAAGAAGCCACGAAATCGGAGAACTCCGAAAAGGCTGACAAGTCCGGCAAGGAGGAGAAGCGGACGATCGGCGTGTACGTCTACGGGATCGTGCCGTCGGACGTCGAACCCGAAGAGGGCGCGACCGGGGTCGCGGACGGCACGGTGAGCGTCGTCGCGCAGGGTGAGATCGCGGCACTGGTGAGTGAACTGTCGGTGGACCGTGCCCTCGGCAAACCCGAGGACCTGCGGGCCCATGCGAACGTGCTGGACGGGACGGCCCGGGTCGCGCCGGTGCTGCCCCTGCGGTTCGGTGCCGTGCTCAGCGACGCCGACGCTGTGAAGGAGGAACTGCTGTCGGCGCATGCGGACGAGTTCGCGTCCGCACTCGAACAACTGGAGGGAAAGGCCCAGTACGTCGTCAAGGGCCGGTACGTGGAGAAGGCGATTCTGCAGGAGATCATCGACGAGAGCGACGAGGCCGCGCAACTGCGGGACGCGATCCGCGACAAGTCGGAGGACGCCGGCCGCGACGCGCGGATGGCCCTGGGCGAACTGGTGAGCAACGCGATTGTCGCCAAACGCGACGAGGACACCCGCACGACCGTCGAGGCGCTCGACGACCTCGTCGAGTCCGTCAATATGCGCGAGCCCACGCACGAGGAGGAGGCCGTGCAGGTGGCGGTGCTCGCCGACGTCGAGCGTCAGGAAGAACTCGAAAAGGTCGTCGGGCAACTCGCCGAGAACTGGGAGGGCCGGGTGGAGATGAAGCTGCTCGGACCGCTCGCCGCGTATGACTTCGTGGTGACACAGAAGCCGGAGGGTCAAGGCTGA
- a CDS encoding TetR/AcrR family transcriptional regulator produces MTPEEAGKGRRSRSKAAARPPVQPADDSTAGRNPRRELVEKQILEQATRLFAERGFASTTLQDIADATGLTRPALYHYVANKDELLSRLVSESTEVPAALLHDINERTELGPTEKLREMAVAIAMLQAQSTDRFRLIIRSEAELPEDIARTYQESRRHVLKEFVDVIEAGIRAGEMRPVDPRTAALGIIGMLNWIAWWHQPGKEDTDHAVATQLAEMALRAVAHEESAPTTLEGPARAIALLRQDLTYLERLLDDTTREPDDDRK; encoded by the coding sequence ATGACACCTGAGGAGGCTGGGAAGGGTCGTCGCTCCCGCAGCAAGGCCGCGGCTCGGCCGCCGGTGCAGCCCGCCGACGACAGCACCGCGGGCCGCAACCCGCGTCGTGAGCTGGTGGAGAAGCAGATCCTCGAGCAAGCCACGCGCCTGTTCGCGGAGCGCGGATTCGCGAGCACCACCTTGCAGGACATCGCCGACGCCACCGGGCTGACCCGGCCCGCTCTCTATCACTACGTGGCCAACAAGGACGAACTGCTCTCCCGCCTGGTCAGTGAAAGCACCGAAGTTCCCGCCGCGTTGCTGCACGACATCAACGAGCGCACCGAGCTCGGGCCCACCGAGAAACTGCGCGAGATGGCCGTCGCCATCGCGATGCTGCAGGCGCAGAGCACGGATCGGTTCCGGTTGATCATCCGCTCCGAAGCAGAACTCCCCGAGGACATCGCGCGCACATATCAGGAAAGCCGGCGGCATGTTCTGAAGGAATTCGTCGACGTCATCGAGGCCGGAATCCGCGCAGGCGAGATGCGGCCGGTCGACCCCCGCACGGCGGCCCTCGGCATCATCGGGATGCTCAACTGGATCGCGTGGTGGCACCAACCCGGCAAGGAAGACACCGACCACGCAGTCGCCACACAACTCGCCGAAATGGCCCTACGTGCCGTCGCCCACGAAGAGTCCGCACCCACCACCCTCGAAGGACCCGCCCGCGCGATCGCACTCCTCCGGCAGGACCTCACCTACCTCGAGCGGCTACTCGACGACACAACGCGAGAGCCCGACGACGACCGAAAATAG
- a CDS encoding FAD-dependent monooxygenase, whose protein sequence is MNLDRVAVIGGGPGGLYAARLLKRSHPAAEVTVYEQSSPDTTFGFGVGLASRTQRNLRDADAASLEAIVAAAHPHEMSMQVGDQVARLAHGDLLAIARTTLLAVLQRQAENAGVRLRFGERVDPSALDADLVVAADGINSTTRTAFADHFEPRIDTGAGLYLWCGTDFALPSAVFTPVTTEHGTFIAHAYPYAADRSTFLIETDEKTWRRAGFDVSTDRTAPQDSDETSLRYLQDAFADTLQHHRLIGNRTRWMRFRTVSCRRWHTGNIALLGDAAHTAHYSIGSGTKLAMEDAIALDHAVTAASNLEQALVAYERVRRPAVDHLQEIAHRSELWWESFPQRMDLPVDQLMIAYMTRAGKVGLDRFSESAPWIVCQGLAHYANEPAPAVPPTDITEWILTQPLVHGDAQFSDRNAPADLRRGPATALLDLDLTSAWGDEADGIVDHPPQAPIIWLTGPGDRAAVLNRLDLAERLLQRTSAVVVVESPAAYRTDVAAGLASARAHLAHFTEPATPEPAISGTRAPA, encoded by the coding sequence ATGAACCTCGACCGAGTCGCCGTGATCGGCGGCGGACCCGGCGGCCTCTACGCCGCGAGACTGCTCAAACGAAGCCACCCCGCCGCCGAAGTCACCGTCTACGAACAGAGCTCGCCGGACACGACCTTCGGTTTCGGCGTCGGGCTCGCGTCCCGCACCCAGCGCAACCTCCGCGACGCCGATGCCGCGTCGCTGGAAGCGATCGTCGCCGCCGCCCATCCGCACGAGATGTCCATGCAGGTCGGCGACCAGGTCGCGCGACTGGCCCACGGCGACCTGCTCGCGATCGCACGCACCACCCTGCTCGCGGTGCTGCAACGACAAGCCGAGAACGCCGGCGTGCGTCTGCGCTTCGGCGAACGAGTCGACCCCTCCGCACTGGACGCCGACCTCGTCGTCGCGGCCGACGGCATCAACAGCACCACCCGCACCGCGTTCGCCGACCACTTCGAACCCCGGATCGACACCGGCGCCGGCCTCTATCTGTGGTGCGGAACCGACTTCGCGCTCCCCAGCGCCGTCTTCACACCGGTCACCACCGAGCACGGCACCTTCATCGCCCACGCGTACCCCTACGCCGCAGACCGCAGTACCTTCCTCATCGAAACCGACGAGAAGACCTGGCGACGAGCGGGATTCGACGTCTCCACGGATCGGACCGCACCACAGGACAGCGACGAGACCTCGCTGCGCTACCTTCAAGACGCGTTCGCTGACACCCTGCAACACCACCGGCTCATCGGTAACCGCACCCGGTGGATGCGTTTCCGGACCGTCAGCTGCCGACGCTGGCACACAGGCAACATCGCACTCCTCGGCGACGCCGCCCATACCGCGCACTACTCCATCGGCTCGGGCACCAAACTCGCGATGGAAGACGCCATCGCCCTCGATCACGCCGTCACCGCCGCGTCGAACCTCGAGCAAGCCCTCGTGGCGTACGAGCGCGTGCGTCGCCCCGCCGTCGACCATCTCCAGGAAATCGCACACCGCAGCGAACTCTGGTGGGAGTCCTTCCCTCAGCGGATGGACCTCCCCGTCGACCAATTGATGATCGCCTACATGACACGGGCAGGAAAGGTCGGCCTCGACCGATTCTCCGAATCCGCGCCGTGGATCGTCTGCCAGGGCCTCGCGCACTACGCGAACGAGCCCGCCCCGGCCGTGCCGCCGACCGACATCACCGAATGGATCCTCACCCAACCGCTGGTTCACGGCGACGCACAGTTCTCCGATCGGAACGCGCCGGCCGACCTGCGACGGGGACCCGCCACCGCGCTCCTGGACCTCGATCTCACGTCGGCCTGGGGCGATGAAGCCGACGGAATCGTCGACCACCCGCCGCAGGCGCCGATCATCTGGCTCACCGGGCCGGGTGACCGCGCCGCCGTCCTGAATCGCCTCGATCTGGCCGAACGCCTCCTGCAGCGAACGTCCGCGGTCGTCGTCGTCGAATCCCCGGCCGCCTACCGCACCGACGTCGCCGCCGGGTTGGCGAGCGCACGCGCGCACCTGGCGCACTTCACCGAGCCCGCGACCCCCGAACCCGCCATATCCGGGACCAGGGCACCGGCATGA
- a CDS encoding AMP-binding protein, translated as MTFSDWDGRLVTFPEDRARRYRESGAWSSAPTGERLHQIALRFPDRAAVITADGWVTFAELDRRTDLIAAALSRLGLRRLDPVLFQLTNRLETVLAWYGCIKAGLVPVATLAAHRMHEIGHISRKVGAVAHIVEAGLPTFDLIEFAREHATGSPTVRHILSVGDRGDARPGVVALEELGSDIDPARARATVEEIAAQTDPLDVVAFQLSGGTTGVPKVIPRIHAEYWNNGLLYAQRLGWDQDSRVAHLIPIIHNAGISCGLHAAHSVGACLVLATADAPSAFALMEKATATEVLIGHGHYRAVLTPDFDKALARLNRVVLSGAKVPPELFARVDDGAGHWAGQLFGMSEGLFTVTALDAPAQARLATVGTPLAADDEIRILDPGTESELPDGTVGELCCRGPYTIPGYFDAPDHNVSAFTTDGFYRTGDLASVTVIDGVRYLSIEGRIKDLINRGGEKINAEELELLLLEHPRVVNAAVVAMPDPRLGEKTCAYLVSDDDDELSLNEIQDHLAALGVAKFKWPERLEWVTALPRTNVNKVDKKRLRDDVAAKVHAEADAPHVPA; from the coding sequence GTGACATTCTCGGACTGGGACGGACGCCTGGTCACCTTCCCCGAGGACCGGGCCCGCCGCTACCGCGAGAGTGGGGCGTGGAGCAGCGCCCCCACCGGGGAGCGACTGCACCAGATCGCACTCCGGTTCCCGGACCGGGCCGCCGTGATCACCGCAGACGGCTGGGTGACGTTCGCCGAACTCGATCGCCGCACCGACCTGATCGCCGCCGCCCTGTCCCGGCTCGGACTGCGCCGACTCGATCCCGTCCTGTTCCAGCTGACGAACCGGCTCGAAACGGTCCTCGCCTGGTACGGATGCATCAAAGCCGGGCTCGTCCCCGTCGCAACCCTGGCGGCGCACCGGATGCACGAGATCGGGCACATCAGCCGCAAGGTCGGTGCCGTCGCACACATCGTCGAGGCGGGCCTGCCCACCTTCGATCTGATCGAGTTCGCCCGCGAACACGCAACCGGCAGTCCGACCGTGCGGCACATCCTCAGCGTGGGCGACCGCGGCGACGCACGGCCGGGCGTCGTCGCACTGGAGGAACTCGGAAGCGATATCGACCCCGCGCGGGCACGCGCGACGGTCGAGGAGATCGCGGCCCAGACCGATCCGCTCGACGTCGTCGCCTTCCAGCTGTCGGGCGGCACTACCGGTGTCCCCAAGGTCATTCCGCGTATTCACGCCGAGTACTGGAACAACGGCCTGTTGTACGCGCAGCGACTCGGATGGGATCAGGACAGCCGGGTCGCGCACCTGATTCCGATCATCCACAACGCCGGAATCTCCTGCGGGTTGCACGCGGCGCATTCCGTCGGCGCGTGCCTGGTGCTGGCCACCGCGGACGCACCCTCGGCGTTCGCTCTGATGGAAAAGGCCACGGCAACCGAGGTCCTCATCGGCCACGGCCATTACCGAGCGGTCCTGACGCCGGACTTCGACAAGGCCCTGGCCCGACTCAACCGCGTCGTCTTGTCCGGTGCGAAGGTTCCGCCCGAGTTGTTCGCCCGGGTCGACGACGGGGCCGGGCACTGGGCCGGACAGCTCTTCGGCATGTCCGAGGGACTGTTCACGGTCACCGCCCTCGACGCTCCGGCGCAGGCGCGTCTGGCCACCGTGGGCACCCCGCTCGCCGCCGACGACGAGATCCGCATACTCGATCCCGGCACCGAATCGGAACTTCCCGACGGCACCGTCGGAGAACTGTGCTGCCGCGGCCCCTACACGATCCCCGGCTATTTCGACGCGCCCGATCACAACGTGTCCGCCTTCACCACCGACGGCTTCTACCGGACCGGCGACCTCGCCTCCGTCACCGTGATCGACGGTGTCCGCTATCTGTCGATCGAGGGTCGCATCAAGGACCTCATCAACCGGGGCGGCGAGAAGATCAACGCCGAGGAACTCGAACTACTCCTCCTCGAGCACCCGCGCGTCGTCAACGCCGCGGTCGTCGCCATGCCAGATCCCCGACTCGGCGAAAAGACGTGCGCGTACCTCGTCTCCGACGATGACGATGAGCTGTCGCTGAACGAGATTCAGGACCATCTCGCGGCGCTCGGGGTCGCCAAATTCAAGTGGCCGGAACGGCTCGAATGGGTAACCGCGTTGCCGCGCACCAACGTGAACAAGGTCGACAAGAAACGCTTGCGGGACGACGTCGCGGCGAAGGTGCACGCCGAAGCCGACGCACCACACGTCCCCGCGTAG
- a CDS encoding hydantoinase B/oxoprolinase family protein — protein sequence MTMQIPGSEIFSSRPVDPDALSRSLPPSLPVHTVTQEQIDSLDPLTYEVIRHRLWSVTDEMGEALKRMSGSPIVTDANDFDFAISDEIGQEVQVGLYNTMLVGAVDLAIYWTLQHRATNPGITEGDMFLCNDPWVGGGLHQSDVIVYQPIFHDGQLFGWTSAICHEPDLGGSGLGSFDPAAKDVFSESLPTPPIKVVRDYELQRDVADAWVRRSRVPMLVGLDLRAKIGANTVGRNRLLAVIEQYGADTVKAVMKRMMADAEGRLRGKLTSLPDGTWKATGYQDQAQVGDRGIHKITVAMTKTADHLTFDFTGTDPQTGVINCTYAGMRGGVMLALLPILAGDIPWSAGGLMRCFDLVSEEGTINNATFPAAVSRGPIGPAWLTGTLIAECLSQMLDRSVDLGKSVQAACCGTWDTAVIAGLDERPEQSVPFLNIMMEPMAGGYGARPTADGMDTGGLFCIPMGRIPDTEMTEFLYPLLTLWRREEPDSGGPGRHRGGVSASIAVTPYGTSLPMGLVLASAGKAVAQNNGLAGGYPGNTGVEILARGTDIREQFAAGSIPGALDDLGGDREFGACYAESYVAPGEVLYMHWQGGGGYGDPLLRDPAAVATDLREGKVTESGAESVYGVVLVDGEVDENQTSRRREEMRDDRRARSGGDQPDAPVFDLAGARRLDDNLAEVTVGDTRIIACAQCGRLLGDDENSSSLDLARFEGPSSAAGPQVTSDPSEYVDTPVVFRQLCCPGCWTAVYSGIVPADHPDHALDIARLLPAIAEQ from the coding sequence ATGACCATGCAGATCCCCGGCTCTGAAATCTTCTCGAGCCGACCCGTCGACCCCGACGCTCTGTCCCGATCGCTTCCGCCGTCACTCCCGGTCCACACCGTGACGCAGGAGCAGATCGACAGCCTCGACCCCCTCACGTACGAGGTGATCCGGCACCGGCTGTGGTCGGTCACCGACGAAATGGGTGAGGCGCTCAAGAGAATGTCCGGCTCCCCCATCGTCACCGACGCCAACGACTTCGACTTCGCGATCAGCGACGAGATCGGTCAGGAGGTGCAGGTCGGCCTGTACAACACCATGCTCGTCGGCGCCGTCGACCTCGCGATCTACTGGACCCTGCAGCACCGCGCCACCAACCCGGGCATCACCGAAGGTGACATGTTCCTGTGCAACGACCCCTGGGTCGGAGGCGGACTGCACCAGAGCGATGTGATCGTCTACCAGCCAATCTTCCACGACGGCCAGCTGTTCGGCTGGACCAGTGCAATCTGCCACGAACCCGATCTCGGCGGGTCCGGCCTCGGTTCCTTCGACCCCGCGGCCAAGGACGTCTTCTCCGAATCGCTACCGACGCCGCCGATCAAGGTGGTCCGCGACTACGAACTCCAGCGCGACGTCGCCGACGCCTGGGTGCGGCGCTCCCGGGTGCCGATGCTCGTCGGCCTCGATCTGCGCGCGAAGATCGGTGCCAACACCGTCGGCCGCAACCGCCTGCTGGCAGTGATCGAGCAGTACGGCGCGGACACCGTCAAGGCCGTGATGAAGCGGATGATGGCCGACGCGGAGGGCCGCCTGCGGGGCAAGCTCACGTCGCTGCCGGACGGCACCTGGAAGGCCACCGGTTACCAGGACCAGGCGCAAGTCGGTGACCGCGGCATCCACAAGATCACGGTGGCCATGACCAAGACCGCCGATCACCTGACGTTCGACTTCACCGGCACCGACCCGCAGACCGGTGTCATCAACTGCACCTATGCCGGTATGCGCGGCGGGGTCATGCTCGCTCTGCTGCCGATCCTCGCCGGGGACATTCCTTGGTCGGCGGGCGGATTGATGCGTTGCTTCGACCTCGTGTCCGAGGAAGGCACGATCAACAACGCCACCTTCCCCGCAGCGGTGAGCCGTGGCCCCATCGGGCCGGCCTGGCTGACCGGCACCCTGATCGCGGAATGCCTGTCCCAGATGCTGGACCGGTCGGTCGATCTGGGCAAGAGTGTGCAAGCCGCGTGCTGCGGCACATGGGACACCGCCGTGATCGCCGGTCTCGACGAGCGCCCCGAACAGTCGGTGCCGTTCCTCAACATCATGATGGAGCCGATGGCCGGCGGCTACGGTGCCCGCCCGACCGCGGACGGCATGGACACCGGTGGCCTGTTCTGCATCCCGATGGGGCGCATCCCGGACACCGAGATGACCGAATTCCTCTACCCGCTGCTGACCTTGTGGCGACGCGAGGAGCCGGACTCCGGCGGACCGGGACGGCACCGCGGCGGTGTGAGCGCGTCCATCGCCGTCACGCCGTACGGCACCAGTCTGCCGATGGGCCTGGTGCTGGCGTCCGCGGGCAAGGCCGTCGCCCAGAACAACGGTCTCGCCGGTGGCTACCCCGGCAACACGGGCGTGGAGATCCTCGCCCGGGGCACCGACATCCGGGAACAGTTCGCGGCCGGCAGTATTCCCGGCGCCCTGGACGATCTCGGCGGCGACCGCGAATTCGGGGCCTGTTATGCCGAGAGCTACGTCGCCCCCGGCGAGGTGCTGTACATGCACTGGCAGGGCGGCGGCGGATACGGCGACCCGCTGCTGCGCGACCCGGCCGCGGTCGCCACCGATCTCCGCGAAGGCAAGGTCACCGAATCCGGTGCCGAGTCCGTCTACGGTGTCGTCCTCGTCGACGGTGAGGTCGACGAGAATCAGACGTCACGGCGACGGGAGGAGATGCGCGACGACCGCCGTGCCCGTTCCGGCGGGGACCAGCCCGATGCCCCCGTGTTCGACCTGGCCGGTGCTCGCCGGCTCGACGACAACCTCGCCGAGGTCACCGTCGGAGACACCCGGATAATCGCCTGCGCGCAGTGCGGGCGTCTGCTCGGCGACGACGAGAACAGTTCCTCGCTGGACCTCGCCCGCTTCGAGGGTCCGTCGTCGGCCGCCGGTCCCCAGGTGACGTCCGACCCGTCGGAGTACGTCGACACACCGGTCGTCTTCCGGCAGTTGTGCTGCCCGGGCTGCTGGACGGCCGTGTACTCGGGCATCGTCCCCGCCGATCACCCCGATCACGCCCTGGACATTGCCCGGCTGCTTCCGGCGATCGCGGAGCAGTGA